The following coding sequences are from one Triticum aestivum cultivar Chinese Spring chromosome 5A, IWGSC CS RefSeq v2.1, whole genome shotgun sequence window:
- the LOC123107136 gene encoding uncharacterized protein isoform X2, translated as METAQERELLQRLPLQLQGWPFHAMPPSFDAGSGGSGSSSMSSDSFLLGWEPPFGGCFGLADAQLHDLFPLCMMEPLPLSPAATSTAAGLPSEQQGPAPAAMPNGELGDLLLNFWDAGDVSERPVAINSGCVAPQQHEKSSQSSAATATNSFLYDEDDLLGSIFSKRPTMAEEPPVLLLAPAEAEPLLSTSSSSSCHAGPPASGAGGARPQDATATAEPCGARAPPLPRCSSSSLKRATPEAAESASAEAECSQSGGKRRRAASGSVLCPFAVLKPDGLDGGATLADINARILMRPARPVRHPVGEYACAPRVLAADAPGISGRAVSGFTRLHTPGRGTITIMRTRG; from the exons ATGGAGACAGCGCAGGAAAGAGAGCTGCTGCAGCGGCTGCCGCTGCAGCTGCAGGGGTGGCCTTTCCACGCCATGCCGCCCAGCTTCGAcgccggcagcggcggcagcggcagcagcagcatgagCAGCGACTCCTTCCTGCTCGGCTGGGAGCCGCCGTTCGGCGGCTGCTTCGGCCTCGCCGACGCGCAGCTCCACGACCTCTTCCCGCTCT GCATGATGGAGCCGCTCCCGCTGTCGCCGGCCGCGACGTCCACGGCGGCGGGCCTCCCGTCGGAGCAGCAGGGCCCGGCGCCGGCGGCAATGCCCAACGGGGAGCTCGGCGACCTCCTGCTG AATTTCTGGGACGCCGGTGATGTCAGCGAGCGGCCGGTCGCAATCAATTCAGGCTGCGTGGCACCGCAGCAGCACGAGAAGAGCAGCCAGAGCAGCGCTGCCACCGCCACGAACTCTTTCCTCT ATGATGAGGACGATCTTTTGGGCTCCATTTTCTCCAAGAGGCCCACCATGGCAGAAGAACCGCCCGTGCTCCTCCTCGCCCCGGCGGAGGCGGAGCCCCTCCtcagcacctcctcctcctccagctgcCACGCGGGCCCACCCGCCAGCGGCGCCGGCGGGGCCCGGCCGCAGGACGCTACCGCCACCGCCGAGCCATGTGGCGCGCGGGCCCCGCCGCTCCCccgctgctcctcctcgtcgctcaAACGCGCGACACCGGAAG CGGCGGAGTCGGCGTCGGCGGAGGCGGAGTGCAGCCAGAGCGGCGGCaagcggcggagggcggcgtcgggAAGCGTGCTGTGCCCGTTCGCGGTGCTGAAGCCCGACGGGCTGGACGGCGGCGCGACGCTGGCGGACATCAACGCGCGCATCCTCATGCGGCCGGCGCGGCCCGTGCGGCACCCCGTCGGCGAGTACGCGTGCGCGCCGCGCGTGCTGGCGGCCGACGCGCCGGGCATCTCCGGCAGGGCCGTCTCGGGGTTCACGCGGCTGCACACCCCCGGCCGCGGCACCATCACCATCATGAGGACGCGAGGCTGA
- the LOC123107136 gene encoding uncharacterized protein isoform X1 → METAQERELLQRLPLQLQGWPFHAMPPSFDAGSGGSGSSSMSSDSFLLGWEPPFGGCFGLADAQLHDLFPLCMMEPLPLSPAATSTAAGLPSEQQGPAPAAMPNGELGDLLLNFWDAGDVSERPVAINSGCVAPQQHEKSSQSSAATATNSFLYDEDDLLGSIFSKRPTMAEEPPVLLLAPAEAEPLLSTSSSSSCHAGPPASGAGGARPQDATATAEPCGARAPPLPRCSSSSLKRATPEAAAESASAEAECSQSGGKRRRAASGSVLCPFAVLKPDGLDGGATLADINARILMRPARPVRHPVGEYACAPRVLAADAPGISGRAVSGFTRLHTPGRGTITIMRTRG, encoded by the exons ATGGAGACAGCGCAGGAAAGAGAGCTGCTGCAGCGGCTGCCGCTGCAGCTGCAGGGGTGGCCTTTCCACGCCATGCCGCCCAGCTTCGAcgccggcagcggcggcagcggcagcagcagcatgagCAGCGACTCCTTCCTGCTCGGCTGGGAGCCGCCGTTCGGCGGCTGCTTCGGCCTCGCCGACGCGCAGCTCCACGACCTCTTCCCGCTCT GCATGATGGAGCCGCTCCCGCTGTCGCCGGCCGCGACGTCCACGGCGGCGGGCCTCCCGTCGGAGCAGCAGGGCCCGGCGCCGGCGGCAATGCCCAACGGGGAGCTCGGCGACCTCCTGCTG AATTTCTGGGACGCCGGTGATGTCAGCGAGCGGCCGGTCGCAATCAATTCAGGCTGCGTGGCACCGCAGCAGCACGAGAAGAGCAGCCAGAGCAGCGCTGCCACCGCCACGAACTCTTTCCTCT ATGATGAGGACGATCTTTTGGGCTCCATTTTCTCCAAGAGGCCCACCATGGCAGAAGAACCGCCCGTGCTCCTCCTCGCCCCGGCGGAGGCGGAGCCCCTCCtcagcacctcctcctcctccagctgcCACGCGGGCCCACCCGCCAGCGGCGCCGGCGGGGCCCGGCCGCAGGACGCTACCGCCACCGCCGAGCCATGTGGCGCGCGGGCCCCGCCGCTCCCccgctgctcctcctcgtcgctcaAACGCGCGACACCGGAAG CAGCGGCGGAGTCGGCGTCGGCGGAGGCGGAGTGCAGCCAGAGCGGCGGCaagcggcggagggcggcgtcgggAAGCGTGCTGTGCCCGTTCGCGGTGCTGAAGCCCGACGGGCTGGACGGCGGCGCGACGCTGGCGGACATCAACGCGCGCATCCTCATGCGGCCGGCGCGGCCCGTGCGGCACCCCGTCGGCGAGTACGCGTGCGCGCCGCGCGTGCTGGCGGCCGACGCGCCGGGCATCTCCGGCAGGGCCGTCTCGGGGTTCACGCGGCTGCACACCCCCGGCCGCGGCACCATCACCATCATGAGGACGCGAGGCTGA